Genomic DNA from candidate division WOR-3 bacterium:
ATGGGCGACCACGAGCAGTCTTGGCGCTCTTTCAAAGGCAAGAACCTTGAGAAACTTATCGAGCACATAATACTTTTAAATTCAATTTTTTTATTATTTCAGTTAACTTCATAAGTTATTCTCCTAAAAAAACACATCTACCGATTGTGAGATCCTTTTCGCCTTTGGCCAGATCTTCAGCAAATGATTCACAATCCGGTGCTCCACAGACCCCACAATTGATCCCTGGTAAATTCTTAAGTATGCGCTCTTTCTTCTTCAGTTTTCTAATTGCTTCATTTTTATCCGGATCCAGAGGGGAAAATGGTTTGGGCTGGATATTCCGTTCAAATGAAAAGAAATTCTTTTCGTATAACTGTTTCACATAGGAAATATCAATACGATTTTTCCCGCCAAATTTTCTTATCAACTTTAAGATATGGCTCTTGGCAAGGAATCTATTTTCTACTGTCAGCGGTCCGCCAATGCATCCATCCGGACAGATAAGGCATTCAAGATATTCAATATTTTTTATCTTCCCTGACTCTACATCGCTAAGTATTCTTATTGTATCATAGACACCGGAAACTGAAACTGAAGCATCCTGCTTTATTCCTCTTATCTCACCGCCGGAGATTGCCCAACCGATACCGATACCACTCGCCTGACTCTGAGTTTGGAGGATGAAGTTATGTTCTTTTCTTTTAAGTTGTGCCATTAATTGATTATATATTTCTTTGATAGAGATCGCACCATCAAGGTATGACTTTTCCATTGTTTCTGGTTTATTGATAGAGACCATCTTGGCAGGACAGGAAGTGATGTGGAAAATTCCGATATCTTGTTCTGAAATTTTATGTTCTTTCGATAACTCCCTTTTTAAATTCTTTGCGGCAATTTCTCGGGGGGGCTCCATACGAATTATCAATGAAACAAGGCTGGGAAATAGTCTCTGTATTAAACGGACAACAACCGGACAGGTTGAGGATATTATTGGTCTGGGGGATTTATTTCTTTCGAGATATTCCTCAATTGCAATGGAAATCATTTCGCAGGCGAGTGCCTCATCGTAAACATAGTCAAAGCCAATTTCTTTCAGGGCATTGAGAATTTGGTCGGGCATTACATTGCTCCCGAATTGTGAATAAAGAACCGGAGAAGGGAGCGCTACTTTAATTTTGAAACGCGTGATATCTGATGTTTTGGTGGTAAGTGGGGTGATTGCACCATAAGGGCAGGCACGATAGCATTCTCCACAATCAATGCATCTTTCGGCATTTACGACTGCCTTTTTTTCTTTTATCCTTATCGCCTTTGTCGGGCAAACCTTCATACAAACGACACATCCGATGCATTTTTTTTCATCAACTTTTATAGAGTGGTAGAAAATTGGATCAGGCATTTTTGTTATTCAAATTAATGATTATTTCAAGATTTGTACCTTTGCCTACCGTAGAGACAATATTGAAGATATCAGCATTTTTCTGGATATTTGGCAGTCCCATTCCGGCACCAAATCCCATTTCGCGCATCTCGGGTGTTGCCGTTGAATAACCTGGTTGCATTGCAAGTTCAATATCAGGGATTCCCGGTCCTTCATCCTCAACTTTTATTGTTATGCGATGGGAGTCAAGAATGAATTTCATTATTCCCTTCTTTGCGTACATAACCACATTCATCTCCGCCTCATAGGAGGCAATTGCGACCCGGCGTGTAATCTCTGCGTCAATTCCAATCTCTTTTAAAATATTTTTTATTCTACAGGAAGCCATGCCACCGTTTATAAAATCGCCACCAGTGATTTCAAATTCTTCTGAAAGTCTTGTTTCCTCACCCATATTTTTTTATCTTGGGGTCTTCAAACCTTTTGAATAAAGTATTCCACAGGCTTCAAACATTGAATATTCACATTTGAGTAAGGGAATGTTGCATTCTTCTGCAAGTTTTACTGTCTCTATCGGTGGTGATTTACCCCGCACGAATATAATTGCTTTTATTCCGGCAATCTCACAGGTTCTGACTGCTTGATTATTTGCTAATCCGGTTAAAAGCAGCTCAGCAGAGGCATTAGAATGTAAGATATCGCTCATAAGATCTGAGGCAACTACGGAATTGATTTCTATATCTAATGAAGTAAAATTTGTAATTTCCTTTGCTTGAAGTAATGTTTTAAGTTCAGATAGGTTCACTTCTTTTTCGTTTGAAATTTTGCCTTTTTTACCACTGGCTTTGTTTTTGTCTTTAATTCCCCCAAAATTTTATCCGCCTTTTGGAGAGTAGCTTGGGCATTATATTTTCCATCAACAACGACGACCGGCGCAAGTGCACAACATCCT
This window encodes:
- a CDS encoding [Fe-Fe] hydrogenase large subunit C-terminal domain-containing protein; translation: MPDPIFYHSIKVDEKKCIGCVVCMKVCPTKAIRIKEKKAVVNAERCIDCGECYRACPYGAITPLTTKTSDITRFKIKVALPSPVLYSQFGSNVMPDQILNALKEIGFDYVYDEALACEMISIAIEEYLERNKSPRPIISSTCPVVVRLIQRLFPSLVSLIIRMEPPREIAAKNLKRELSKEHKISEQDIGIFHITSCPAKMVSINKPETMEKSYLDGAISIKEIYNQLMAQLKRKEHNFILQTQSQASGIGIGWAISGGEIRGIKQDASVSVSGVYDTIRILSDVESGKIKNIEYLECLICPDGCIGGPLTVENRFLAKSHILKLIRKFGGKNRIDISYVKQLYEKNFFSFERNIQPKPFSPLDPDKNEAIRKLKKKERILKNLPGINCGVCGAPDCESFAEDLAKGEKDLTIGRCVFLGE
- a CDS encoding ATP-binding protein, which codes for MGEETRLSEEFEITGGDFINGGMASCRIKNILKEIGIDAEITRRVAIASYEAEMNVVMYAKKGIMKFILDSHRITIKVEDEGPGIPDIELAMQPGYSTATPEMREMGFGAGMGLPNIQKNADIFNIVSTVGKGTNLEIIINLNNKNA